A stretch of the Deltaproteobacteria bacterium genome encodes the following:
- a CDS encoding flavin reductase family protein — MKRELPLKSRLVENVRFFMGNGQTMLVSCSNKKGTTTNVLTVTWVTPTSFQPLLFLISIGKGEKGESTYRFSYRLIEESGEFVINVPTIDLKEKVLQAGCIHGESIDKFKEIKLTPIKAKITTAPLIEECILNIECRVIKEFETGDHVVFVGEAVVIHYNEDVMTKDGFSNKYKQKSNMVHIVDLLEKKI, encoded by the coding sequence ATGAAAAGAGAATTACCACTTAAAAGCAGGCTTGTAGAAAATGTGAGGTTTTTTATGGGCAACGGACAAACCATGCTTGTATCGTGTTCAAATAAAAAAGGAACAACTACAAATGTTCTTACTGTAACCTGGGTTACACCCACCTCATTTCAACCTCTCCTGTTTTTGATCTCCATCGGTAAAGGAGAAAAAGGGGAAAGCACATACAGATTTTCTTATAGGCTCATTGAAGAATCAGGGGAATTTGTAATCAATGTGCCCACCATAGATTTAAAAGAAAAGGTTCTGCAGGCAGGTTGTATACATGGTGAAAGTATAGATAAATTTAAAGAAATAAAGCTTACCCCTATAAAGGCTAAAATAACAACAGCACCTCTCATAGAGGAATGCATCTTAAATATTGAATGCAGAGTAATAAAAGAATTTGAAACGGGTGACCATGTGGTGTTTGTGGGTGAAGCTGTTGTTATACACTACAATGAAGATGTAATGACAAAAGATGGATTTTCTAATAAATACAAACAAAAATCTAATATGGTGCATATCGTGGATCTGTTGGAGAAAAAGATTTAG